One stretch of Eupeodes corollae chromosome 2, idEupCoro1.1, whole genome shotgun sequence DNA includes these proteins:
- the LOC129945071 gene encoding uncharacterized protein LOC129945071, whose amino-acid sequence MASCGICTADEALDQQIERFWRLEETTAATDNNFTQAEKRCETHFIQTTTRDSIGRFVVWLPFKEAPTCLGESKDIAFRRFIALERRLANSPDLKKLYKQFIEEYLQLGHMQEVSLSQIAKPYYFLPHHCIQKPDSSTTKLRVVFDASAKTSTNLSLYDILSTGPTIQDDVFSMLLRFRMPRYVFTTDIEKIYRQELINEEDQQFQLIWWRSSSNDALKCFKLQTVTYGTTSASYLATKCLQALAQDNKKRFPLGSTALLRSFYVDDVLTGSDKIAELMTTPSEWQTILQQGSFKLRKWCANHASILKGILLEDRETELDFSSNVDEHIKTVGLTWMPKSDQLCVKTSWIEKVRATKRSAYSDIAHLFDPLGIKAPVSVVAKIFLQKLWELKLDWDATLPQEMQTTWLKYRKGLQSLNNIKIDRHIFSHRSPKNIQYHIFADASEKAYGAAVYVRSVNSDNSITVLLLCSKSRVAPSKQTKLAQQATIPRLELCAACLATELLLRLQKDLKIHNEATFLWTDSEIVFA is encoded by the coding sequence ATGGCATCTTGCGGAATTTGCACCGCAGATGAAGCTCTTGATCAACAGATTGAAAGATTTTGGCGATTAGAAGAAACAACTGCAGCTACAGACAATAATTTCACTCAGGCCGAGAAACGATGCGAGACTCACTTCATTCAAACAACCACTAGAGACTCCATTGGTCGATTTGTGGTTTGGTTGCCCTTCAAAGAGGCACCTACTTGCTTGGGAGAATCAAAGGATATTGCGTTTCGAAGATTTATTGCTCTTGAACGAAGACTTGCGAATTCACCAGACttaaaaaagctatacaaacaatttatagAAGAATATCTGCAATTAGGTCATATGCAAGAAGTATCCCTTTCTCAAATTGCCAAACCATATTACTTTTTGCCGCATCACTGCATTCAAAAGCCAGACAGCAGCACTACTAAGCTAAGAGTAGTATTTGATGCATCTGCCAAAACATCCACAAACCTGTCACTTTATGATATTCTCTCCACTGGTCCAACCATTCAAGATGATGTCTTTTCAATGCTGCTACGATTCCGCATGCCAAGATATGTGTTTACAACAGATATCGAAAAGATTTACCGGCAGGAACTAATAAACGAAGAAGATCAGCAGTTTCAGTTGATTTGGTGGAGAAGCAGCTCAAATGATGCCTTGAAGTGTTTTAAGCTTCAGACAGTTACCTACGGCACCACTTCAGCATCATACCTAGCCACAAAGTGCCTTCAAGCATTGGCCCAAGATAACAAGAAACGATTTCCATTGGGATCAACGGCACTGTTACGAAGCTTTTATGTAGATGACGTATTAACTGGCTCGGACAAAATTGCCGAGCTGATGACAACCCCATCGGAATGGCAAACAATTTTGCAACAGGgtagttttaagttaagaaagTGGTGCGCTAATCATGCATCTATTTTGAAAGGCATTCTGCTCGAGGACAGAGAAACGGAGCTTGACTTCAGCAGCAATGTTGATGAACACATCAAGACAGTAGGACTCACGTGGATGCCAAAATCTGATCAACTCTGTGTCAAGACATCCTGGATTGAGAAGGTTCGAGCTACCAAACGATCTGCATATTCCGACATCGCACATCTATTTGATCCATTGGGGATTAAGGCTCCGGTGTCGGTCGTCGCAAAAATATTTCTCCAGAAACTGTGGGAATTGAAGCTTGACTGGGACGCAACATTACCTCAAGAAATGCAGACGACATGGCTCAAATATCGTAAAGGCCTACAATCACTGAACAACATCAAAATCGATAGGCACATATTTTCTCATAGAAGCCCGAAAAACATACAATATCACATTTTTGCTGACGCTTCGGAGAAGGCCTATGGAGCAGCAGTATACGTCCGATCTGTTAACAGTGACAACAGTATCACAGTACTACTATTGTGTTCTAAATCAAGAGTAGCaccatcaaaacaaacaaaattagcacAGCAAGCAACTATTCCACGACTAGAGTTATGTGCCGCTTGTCTTGCAACTGAGCTCCTGCTTCGTTTGCAAAAGGACCTTAAGATTCATAATGAAGCAACATTTTTATGGACAGACTCAGAAATAGTTTTTGCTTAG